The DNA sequence GTATTCCCGGCATGGCTCGCCTATTTCCTGCCCGGCTTCCACCCGTGGAAGCACGACGACCGCCACCTGATCCCCGCCGCCGAAGCGGAACTGGGGGCCTTTGCCTGAACGATCAGGCGGCTCGCCTTACCGGCAGGTCATCGTCGCAATCGCAGGGCTCGCCCAGCGCGATCTTGAGGATCGCGGCAGGAGCCACCTGACCACGGGCCAGGCTATAGCGCTCTTCGACCCGACCGGTCGGGCAGAAGCCGGCCTTGCGAAGTACGCGGCCCGAAGCGGGATTGTCGATGAAATGGGCTGCCGAAAGCTGCCGGTGGCCGATCGCCCGGGAAAGGCTGAGCATGGCGCGAACGGCCTCGGTGGCAAAGCCCCTGCCCCAGTGCTCGCGCCCGATCCAGCAGTCCAGCTCCGCCGCATCGTAGCCGGGGGTCAGGCCGATGCAGCCGACCAGCCGCACACCCTGCGCGTCGGGAAGGGTAATCAGGAAATGCGGGTGATTGCCATCCTGCCGAAGGGCGGCAAAGTGCTGTGCCGCCTCTTGCGTATAAGGCCAGGGAACGCGGCTGAGGTTGCGCACCACCGCCTCGTCCGAGATCTGGGCAAAGATCTCGCTCCAGTCTTCCGGCCAGGCTGGCCGCAGAAACAGCCTTTCACTGCGCATGAACATTCGAACTCTCCAACTCGGGCCCCGCAAGACCGGTCTAGCCGGCCCGCATGACAGCGCCATTACGCTTGCGTCGGACAACCGCCGGAATGCGGCACAAGGTCCGATGCGTGCTGAGGGAGAGACGAAAAAAGGGAGACGGGTTGCCCCTCTCCCTCTTTTCCTGCCGGCATCGCGATGCACCGGCTGGGGGCTATCCCGTCAAGGACAGCCCTTTATCGACTGTCCGGTTATTCGGCGGCCTGCGCCATGTCGACCGAGACGTATTTGCGGCCGAGCTTGCCATCGTGGAATCGCACGCGGCCTTCGGTCAGGGCAAACAGGGTATGGTCCTTGCCCATGCCCACGTTCGCGCCCGGGTACACCTTGGTACCACGCTGACGGATGATGATGTTGCCGCCGATCACTTCCTGACCGCCGAACTTCTTCACGCCAAGGCGGCGACCGGCTGAGTCGCGACCGTTACGCGAGGAGCCGCCTGCTTTCTTATGTGCCATGGTCTTCTACTCCGGAAATCTTATTCGGCTTCGGCGGCGGCTTCGGCCTTGGGCGCAGCCTTCTTGGCAGCAGCCTTCTTGGCGGGAGCATCCGCACCGACGGCGGTGATGCGCAGCAGGGTCATCTGCTGGCGGTGGCCGTTCTTGCGACGATAGTTGTGACGACGGCGCTTCTTGAACACCACCACCTTTTCGCTCTTGGCCTGCGCGATGATCTCGGCCGAAACCACGACGCCCTTGGCATCCTTGATTTCGCCGCCGTCGCCGGCCAGCAGGACGTCGCCCAGGGTGATGGTCTCACCGGCTTCACCGGCCAGCTTTTCGACTGCGATCTTGTCTCCGGCGGCAACCCGATACTGCTTGCCACCCGTGCGCACGACTGCGAACATGATACCTGCTTCCAATTCTGTCTGTCTTTTCCACCCCGGTCCACCGGCTTCGTCGAATCGAAGCCCGCGCATCCGGCGCGCCGAATCTCCCTGAATTGAGCCAGGGGGGTCCGCAAGAAGCAGCGCCCCTAGTCCAACCGCCCCTGCCTGTCAACGCCGGAAGCGGGACTTTCGCTTGGGGCATCGAGGCGGTATGGCAAGGCATGGCCAAGCCCAACCTGCCCGTCGCCGCCGCTGCACTCAGCGCCTGCCTGCTGCTTTCCGCCTGCGGCGATACGGCAGGCTATCCCTCGCTGGCCCGCCGTCCGGCAGAACGCATTACCGATGCTCCGCCGCCCCCGCCTGCTCCGGCCGCCACTCCGCAGCCGCTCGATCCGGCGGTAGCGGCGCGGCTCGGCGCGCTTGTCGAACAGGCGCGCAAGGCGCACGCCGGCTTCATCGCCACCCGTCCGAAGGCAGACCGGCTTTCCGCCGCCGCCAAGGGTGCGGCCGTTGCCAGCGAAGCCTGGGTCGTGGCGAGCGTTGCCTTGGCGGAACTCGAATCGCGCCGCAGCGAGGCAATGGTCGCGCTGGCAGAGCTTGATTCGCTCTATGCCCGGAATCGAGTGGACGGCGGCGATGGACTCGCCATCGCCGCCGCCCGCGACCAGGTCACCGCATGGGTCGCCGATGAGGATGCGGCGCTGGCCGAACTGAGAGGTCGCCTGCGCGACTGATCGGTTGATTGCAGGGATAGATTGGAGCACCGCGCCGATCCTTGACCAAGGTCAAAGGCCCTCAGCCCCAGCGTGAAAGATCCTGCCGGTCTTCCTCGCGCGGTTCGATCCAGCGCCAGGTGCCTGCCACCTTCTCGCGCTTCCAGAACCAGGCGCAGCTTTTCAGGTGATCCATGGCAAAATCGGCTGCGGCGAAGGCATCGCGGCGGTGGCGCGCGGCTGCGGCAACCAGCACGATGGGATCGCCCGGCGCCATTTCGCCCGAGCGGTGAATCATCAGCAGCCCATCAAGCGCCCAGCGCGACAGGGCCTGCGCGGCAAGGTCTTCCATGCCCGGCAGGGTGAGCGGTTCGTAATGGGATAGCTCCAGCGCCTCGACGCCGCCTCCGTGCCGCACCTGCCCAAGGAAACTGACCACGCCGCCAGCCTCCGGATGCGCTGCGGTAAAGCGCGCCAGCTCCGACTGGGGGTCGAATGGCCGAAGCAGCAGGCGAACGTCCGTCGCCATTTCAGCCGCCGCTTACCGGGGGCAGGAATGCCAGTTCATCGCCGGCATCGACGACCACTTCGCCCCGCGGAACAAGCCTGCCGTTCAGCGCCAGCTTCACCCGCGCATCGCCGAGCGGTTCGGCAAGCGGGGCAGGCAGGCCGATCAGCAGGTCCTCCAGCGATGTGGGGCCTGACAGGGCAAGATCGAGCGTGCCCGTGCCGACAAGGTCCGCCAGCTTGCCCAGGAATACCAGCCGCACCATCGCCCGGACTACCCCCCGGTCGTCGACATGTGCCGCGCCAGCGCCGGTGCGCCGCCGGGTGCATCGATACGGAAATGGTGGCGTTCAGGCTTGATCCGCATGGCCATGTCCAGTGCCGCATCCAATGCAGCCTCCGGATCGGCGGAGCGCAGCGCGGCGCGCAGGTCCACCCGCTCGCCGCCGCCAAGGCAGGGATAGAGCTGGCCCGTTGCCGTTACCCGGATGCGGTTGCAGCCCTCGCAGAAATTGTTGGTCAGCGGGGTAATCAGTCCGAGCCTGCCGCCCGTTTCCGCCACGTCGAAATAGCGCGCCGGCCCGCCCGTGCGGTGATCGCTGGGGGTGAGTGTGAAGTCGCCTTCCAGCTTCGAGCGGACCTCGGAGAGCGGCAGGTAATGATCGAAGCGATCCTCCTCCACCTCGCCCAGCGGCATGACTTCGATCAGGGTCAGGTCCATGCCCTTGCCGTGCGCCCATTCGACCAGCGCGGGGATCTCGTCCTCGTTGATGCCTTTCAGGGCCACGGTGTTGAGCTTGACCCTGAGCCCCGCCGCCTGCGCCGCCGCGATGCCTTCCAGCACCTGCGGCAGCAGGTCGCGCCGGGCAAGGCGGGCGAAGCTATCGCGATCCAGCGTGTCGAGCGAAATGTTGATCCGCCGCACACCGGCCGCGGCAATATCGTCTGCATGGGCGGCGAGCTGGGTGGCGTTGGTGGTGAGCGTCAGCTCTTCGAGCCCGTCGCCCAGCTTGCGGCCCAGCGCGCGGACCAGCTCGATCATGTCGCGCCGCACCAGCGGCTCGCCGCCAGTCAGCCGGATCTTGGTGATGCCGCGGTCAATGAAGCCGAGCGCCATGCGGTGCAGTTCTTCGAGGCTGAGCACCTCTGCCTTGGGCAGGAAGCTCATCCGTTCGGGCATGCAATAGCCGCAACGCAGGTCGCAACGATCGGTAACCGACAGGCGGAGGTACGTGATCCGCCGGGCAAACTGGTCAAGAAGGGGGCGGCTGGTGCTCACGCCGCTATTCTATCACCTTGCCTGCCCCGGCGCTATCCAGCGCAAGGTATTGCCCGGTCACGCCATCTGCCGCTGCGAGGTAGGCCAGCGCGGCTTCGATCGCCGATTCGTCATCGCTGGCAATCGCATTGATTCGCCGCGGCGCCAGTTCGCGCGCCAGCGACTGCACGGCGGCGCGGCGCCAGGCGGTGTGGGTATGGTCTGCGGGAGCAAACAGGAAGGTCACAACCGGATCGGCCATGCTGCGAAGGCGCGGCAGCTCGGCTGCATGAAAAGCGCTTGCCGCATCGAGCGCCCCGTCCGGCAAAGGCCCGATGCGCACCAGCATGTCAGCGACGCTCTCGCGTCAGCGTCATGCCGATGTCCTCGCCATTCTCGCTGATCGCCAGCTTGACGATCTTCACCGTCACCGCCTCCACCCGGTCATCCTGCAGCAGCAGGGTTTCGCAGATGTGATCGGCCACGGCCTCGATCAGCTTGAAGTGCACGCCCTGCGGCAGCGCCTCGGTCGCAGCGGCCTTCAGGTCCATGTAGTTCTTGCTGGCCGAAAGCGGGGTATCGGGTTCGAAGCGCGCAGGCACCTTCATGCGCACCTGGATGGTGATGCGCAGGGGCTGCGGGCGGCCGGTTTCCTCAGAATAGATGCCGGTCAGGACATCGTGTTCAAGGTTGGCGACTTCAAGGATGAGGCTGTCTGCCATGCGCGGCGCGATGGCATGGCCGCCCCCGCCTGTCCAGTCCGCGTATTCACGGCACAAATCCGGCCCGCCAATTGTTGAACCGCCATGCTGGACCTTCCCGGAATGCAGCCCCCGGATTTCGGCGCGCATATCGTTGCGCTGGCGCTGGCTTACCTGCTGGCGCTGCCGCTCGG is a window from the Novosphingobium sp. TH158 genome containing:
- a CDS encoding GNAT family N-acetyltransferase, whose translation is MRSERLFLRPAWPEDWSEIFAQISDEAVVRNLSRVPWPYTQEAAQHFAALRQDGNHPHFLITLPDAQGVRLVGCIGLTPGYDAAELDCWIGREHWGRGFATEAVRAMLSLSRAIGHRQLSAAHFIDNPASGRVLRKAGFCPTGRVEERYSLARGQVAPAAILKIALGEPCDCDDDLPVRRAA
- the rpmA gene encoding 50S ribosomal protein L27, which gives rise to MAHKKAGGSSRNGRDSAGRRLGVKKFGGQEVIGGNIIIRQRGTKVYPGANVGMGKDHTLFALTEGRVRFHDGKLGRKYVSVDMAQAAE
- the rplU gene encoding 50S ribosomal protein L21, with translation MFAVVRTGGKQYRVAAGDKIAVEKLAGEAGETITLGDVLLAGDGGEIKDAKGVVVSAEIIAQAKSEKVVVFKKRRRHNYRRKNGHRQQMTLLRITAVGADAPAKKAAAKKAAPKAEAAAEAE
- a CDS encoding molybdenum cofactor biosynthesis protein MoaE gives rise to the protein MATDVRLLLRPFDPQSELARFTAAHPEAGGVVSFLGQVRHGGGVEALELSHYEPLTLPGMEDLAAQALSRWALDGLLMIHRSGEMAPGDPIVLVAAAARHRRDAFAAADFAMDHLKSCAWFWKREKVAGTWRWIEPREEDRQDLSRWG
- a CDS encoding MoaD/ThiS family protein; translated protein: MVRLVFLGKLADLVGTGTLDLALSGPTSLEDLLIGLPAPLAEPLGDARVKLALNGRLVPRGEVVVDAGDELAFLPPVSGG
- the moaA gene encoding GTP 3',8-cyclase MoaA, which gives rise to MSTSRPLLDQFARRITYLRLSVTDRCDLRCGYCMPERMSFLPKAEVLSLEELHRMALGFIDRGITKIRLTGGEPLVRRDMIELVRALGRKLGDGLEELTLTTNATQLAAHADDIAAAGVRRINISLDTLDRDSFARLARRDLLPQVLEGIAAAQAAGLRVKLNTVALKGINEDEIPALVEWAHGKGMDLTLIEVMPLGEVEEDRFDHYLPLSEVRSKLEGDFTLTPSDHRTGGPARYFDVAETGGRLGLITPLTNNFCEGCNRIRVTATGQLYPCLGGGERVDLRAALRSADPEAALDAALDMAMRIKPERHHFRIDAPGGAPALARHMSTTGG
- a CDS encoding Rossmann fold domain-containing protein, with the protein product MLVRIGPLPDGALDAASAFHAAELPRLRSMADPVVTFLFAPADHTHTAWRRAAVQSLARELAPRRINAIASDDESAIEAALAYLAAADGVTGQYLALDSAGAGKVIE
- a CDS encoding dihydroneopterin aldolase, with the translated sequence MADSLILEVANLEHDVLTGIYSEETGRPQPLRITIQVRMKVPARFEPDTPLSASKNYMDLKAAATEALPQGVHFKLIEAVADHICETLLLQDDRVEAVTVKIVKLAISENGEDIGMTLTRERR